The sequence AATACAGAAATTAAATATCTTGCCAGTTTTGAGCCACCCAAACTTTTTGAAAAAAACTTAACGTTAAAGTTTTCTCGAATTTTCAAGGGAGGAGAAGATTCTGCTGAGATAAGTTTTACTTTAAATAGGAATACTGCCATGGGACATACTTTAAAAAAGACTCTCAATGAAACGATTGAAGTCGATAAAACCAAACTGAAAATCACTTCAATTCTGGCATCCCCTACAAAAACTGTCATCGAGGGTTCAATTCAAAATATATTCGAATTGGCTAAAGATCAGTTGAATGGAGAGAGATTACGAGCAACTGACCTTACGCTAAAGCTTATTGCCAATGGAAAAGAGGTGGCAAGACAAGGGGGCGGCATGAGTACAGATATGAAAGGGATGACCTTTCATTGTGATTATGATCCATTACCCACAGATTTAGAGGAGCTACAACTAGAACTGGTGAGCTTTGGAGCAGACCATGATATAAACCAACAGTTCAAGTTAATAAATGATGGTGAGAAACAGAGCTTAAATATTCAAGGACAAAAGGTGGAGATCAATAAAATTGAAAAAGTACAGGGGGAGACGCAAATTACATTTAGCAGTAAGGAAGGACTTATCTTAAGTCGAGTTTATTTATGGATTGACGGACAGAAGGTTTCTCTCGAACAAACCATCATGGACGATTATGATAAGTTGCAGGATGGCACCATCATTCATACTAGAACCATGCGTTTCTCAGGTACTGGAGATGTGTTAAAACTCGATGTCCAAAGAATGACTTATACAACAAGCTATGACAAAGTGCTTGAGATTCCGATAAATTAGTGGGGTGTGAATTAACCGAAGCTTGAGATACACTTCAGAGAATGAAGAAATTTTAAAGACATTGGAGGAGATTGCAATGCAAGACCCAGTGTTGAATCAAGCGATGGAAGAATATACAAGGGAGGAAAGAAATGAAAAAAATCTGTAATCAATGTCAAACTGAAATGATAGAGGATTTGACTATTAATGTTGAGTTCGACACATTAGGAATCAAAATTAAGAAGAAAGGTAAAGGACTATTTAATAATATTTCTGCCAAACCTAAAGCAGCGGTATGTCCAAATTGTGGTTGTTTAATTTTCTATATTGATGAATACAAAGAGTTTAGTAAGTAATAAGTAATCAGAAATAACTGGATACAGTTATAAATAAAATGGACTAATATTCTTAAAAGATGGGGTAAGGGAACTCGGGAATGAGTTCCCTTACCCCATCTTCGACCATTGTTTTATTTCTGCAATTTCCTTTTTTGAAAGGCCAAGAGTTTCAAGAAATATTGAATGCTCGGATGGCGAGATCTGTTCGAATTGTACGTGCCACTTTCGCGATGATTTATCATCGAATCCGGATGAATGCATCAGATTATTCCAAGTGCCTTTACTTATTAACTCTGAAGTCCTAAGAAGTTCATTATTTTTAAGCATACTGGCAATACAGCTTTGTTGGTTCCTTAAGTCCTGTATTTCTTGGTTAATTTGATTAAATCTTTGGCTTAATATCGTGTTGTAGCTTGATTCTTCAAAATCCAGTAACTGTTTGATTTCTTCCAATGAAATCCCTGCTCTTCTGAAATTACATATTCTCTCAAGTCGTGATGAATCCTCATCTGTATAAAGACGATAATCTGCATCTGACCTTATACGACATTTAAGAAGTCCGATGGAATCATAATAGAGCAGCGTACTCCTAGATAAATTATATTTCTTACATAGCTCACTTATCTTGAACATAGGGATATTACTCCTTTCACATATTAGGTTGACCTGTCTATAACTTTATAGTTTACACTTAATGCATACAAGTTGAAAGGAGAATCAATATGAAGAATTCATTGAGAAAAGAGTACATCCACAAAATTGATATCCGGGGAGATAACATGACTATTTTCAAATTGTTTTGCCCCATTGCTGAAAAAGACTGGGTTCCAGGCTGGGAATGCAATATGCTCTATTCAGAATCAGGAATAGCAGAAAAAAACTGCGTCTTTACAACGAAACATCAGGCCAATATGACAGATGACATTTGGCTATGTAGTATTTATAATCCAGGTGTGGAGGTAGAATATGTAAGAACAACTCCGGAATATTTTGTGACCGTAATAAATATCAAAACATTACACTTAAACGATGTTACTGAATGCACTGTTAAGTATACACACACCGCCCTTACAGAAGGTGGTGCTATTTTTATTGAAAACCATTTTACTGAAGAAATGTTTATTAAGCAGATTGTTTCTTGGCAAGATGAAATCTCCGCGTATTTGAAATCACAGATAGTTGAGTGTATATAGTTGCCGGACCTCATCTGTGATAAAGCAAAAATTGATGATAAAGGATGCAACGGAGCACCAGATATGATCATTGAGGTCATTTCTCCTTCATCGATAAAAATGGATAGAGTGGTAAAGTTCAATAAATATGAAAAAGCTGGTGTTAAAGAATATTGGATTGTCGAGCCAGATCAGAAACTCGTTAGTGTATTCGTCTTACAAATTAACCTGATTGTCTCTGTTCCAGGCAGGATTAGTACCCAGGTTGGACAACTTCGCTTTGGGCGATGATGGCGACTTCTTGTAGTTCGTCCTGCATAGGCATAGTCAAAAAGGTGAAAGTCCCTAAGACGCCCTGACGGTTACTAATCAGAGATATCTAAATAAAAGTCGAAAGTAATCGACAAAAAGAAGAAAACACTCTTGATTTATAATTAGATTAATTATAAAATATACCCATATTAATATTCTCACAAGATTAAGAAAATAAGACTGGGGGAGGAAAAAGTTATGAAAAAATATCAATGTTCGGTTTGCGGTTATGTCTATGATCCTGTTGTGGGTGATCCGGACTCTGGAATAGCACCGGGTACTTCCTTTGAAGATATTCCGGAAGACTGGGTTTGTCCAACCTGTAGTGTGGGGAAAGAAGACTTTGAACCTGTTGATTAAGGGGCGCTAACCTATTTTCCGGAGGAAGGGGAGAGAATGATGAGCCAAGAACTTCAGAAAGACCTGGAAAAATTACCGAAATCCTATCAAGATTTCTGGGAAGAGGCAGCCTGCTTTATCCCGGCTAATCGGCGATTTTGTGACCCGTTACATACTTTGGCATATGGTATAGATGCCAGTTTTTATCGTTTGATCCCTAAAATTGTGCTGAAAGTTCGCTCTCCCGAAGAGATCACCAAGATTATCAAGATCTCCCGCCAATTTAAAGTCCCTCTAACTTTTCGAACAGCCGGTACTAGTCTTTCCGGTCAAGCTGTCACAGATTCGGTTCTGGTAGTCTTGCAAGGGGCTTGGAAAGGGCACGCTATCCTGGAGCGGGGAGAAAAGATCGTCCTGGAACCGGGAATTATCGGTGCCGAGGCCAATCGCTTTTTAAAAAACTATGCCCGTAAGATCGGACCTGATCCTGCCTCCATTGATCACGCCATGATCGGGGGTATTGCAGCCAATAATGCCAGTGGAATGTGTTGTGGCACCGCCGATAACAGCTATCAAACCGTTGCCGACCTGAAAATCATTTTAGGTGACGGAACCTTGTTGGATACCGGGGATTCCTCCTCATGTTCTGACTTTGCCGCTTCTCACGGAGAGCTTATCCAAGAAATCCTGAAGATCCGGGCTGAAATCATCTCTGACCCTCAGTTGACAGAATCAATTCGACGCAAATATAAAATCAAGAATACCACAGGCTATAGCCTCAATGCTTTTGTGGATTTTGAAGACCCTCTGGAGATTATTAAACATCTGATGATCGGTTCTGAGGGAACTTTGGGCTTTATCTCTGAAATCACTTATCATACTGTGATAGAACATAGCCATAAGGCTTCAGCCTTGATCATCTATCCGGATATGGAACAAGCCTGCTTGGCAGTGCAAAAATTAGATCGGGAAACTGTAGCGGCTGCTGAATTGATGGACAGAATTTCCTTACAAACCATGGAAGAGAAGCCCGGAATGCCCCCTTACTTGAAGACCCTTTCGGCCACAGCCACAGCCCTGCTGGTAGAAGTTCGCGGAGTGGATGCCGAAACTCTCCAGGGAAAAATTGCCCAAGTTGAAGAACTCCTCCGTGAAATACCCACGGTACTGCCCCTGAGCTTTACAGCGGTAAAATCGGAGTATGAGAACCTCTGGAATATTCGCAAAGGGATTTTTCCGGCAGTTGGAGCGATCAGAGCTTTGGGAACGGGGGTTATCATCGAAGATGTGGCCTTTCCTAAAGAAAATTTGGCAGAAGCAACTTTAGCCCTCAGAGAGATTATGGACAAATACTCCTATGGAGATGGAATTATCTATGGCCATGCTTTAGATGGCAATCTTCATTTTGTTTTTACCCAAGATTTTGGCCGAGCCGAGGATCTGCCCCGGTATGAAGGGCTAATGCAGGATGTCAGCGAGCTGGTGGTAGCACGTTTTGGCGGCTCTCTGAAAGCTGAGCATGGAACAGGCCGCAATATGGCGCCTTTTGTAGAATTTGAATGGGGTAAAAAGGCCTATGTCTTAATGAAACGCCTCAAGGCAATCTTTGATCCGGAAAGCTTGCTTAATCCGGGAGTAATCATCAATGACAATCCCCAAGCTTATTTAGAGAACTTAAAGAACATGCCTCAGGCTCATCAAATAGTCGATACCTGTACCAACTGTGGTTTCTGTCAAAATATTTGCACCTCGAAAAATCTAACCTTAACCCCTCGGCAAAGGATTGTCATTCAGCGGGAAATTCAAGAATTGAAACGAACCGGGGATGATCCGGAGCGGCTGTCTCGTCTGGAAAAAGATTTTCTCTATCCGGGCAATGTCACCTGTGCCGTAGATGGGTTATGTGCAACCACTTGTCCTTTAGGGATAAACACGGGAGATTATGTTAAATTCCTGCGTTCACAATCCGTTACCCCTGTCAAACGCTGGGTTGCGGACAGCCTGGCAAATCATATGGGCGGAGTTACCGGAGTTATGCGTTTGGGCTTGGGGGCAGTGAATGGAGTGCATGGTCTTCTGGGTACTAAAGTGATGAAGAATTTAGCCTTGGGTGCCCGAAAAATCTCCGGAGATACTATCCCTCTGTGGAATCCCTGGATGCCCAAAGGGGGGAAAGTTCCTGCACCTTCGAGGGCTGCTAACTCATCAGCTCCTTTGAAAGTTGTTTATTTCCCAAGTTGTATCAGCCGCTCCATGGGGGCAGCGAAAAACGATTTGGATCAAAGAAGTTTAAGTGAAGCGACCCTGTCTGTGTTAAAAAAAGCCGGGTATGAAGTGATCATACCGCCCAAAATTGACTGCCTCTGTTGCGGTATGCCTTGGGAAAGTAAGGGCTTTTTCGAAACCGCGGATAAAAAGAGTGCTGAACTGGAGAAAGTTTTGTTTACGGTCAGTGAAGGCGGCAAATATCCCGTCCTTTGTGACACCAGTCCCTGTCTATATAGAATGAAGCGGGTTATGCACTCCGTAAAGCTTTATGAACCGGTAGAATTCATTCACGACTTTCTGCTGCAACACCTCAGCTTTCAACAATTGCCGGAAACAGTTGCAATTCATGTAACTTGCAGCTCCGTAAAAATGAACTTAAAAGACAAGTTTTATAATGTGGCCCAGGCTTGCGCAGAAAATGTCATTATGCCCAGTGATGTTCACTGTTGTGGTTTTGCAGGGGACCGTGGATTCACTGTTCCGGAATTAAATACCTCGGCCTTAGCCTCGCTCAAAGATGCGCTGCCGGAGAGCTGCCATTCAGGATATTCCAACAGTCGTACCTGTGAGATTGGCTTGTCACTGCATAGCGGTCTTAGCTATCAATCCATTGTTTACTTGGTAGATAAGTGTACCACTGCAAAAATATAATTGAAAATTATATATGGTTGGCAGCTAACAGGGAAATTGGAACACCCATATAGAAGTGGTATATGGAATTGATAAACATAAGTTACCATAACCTTACCCCATAGATTGATCAGCCAAATAAATCTATGGGGTCGTTTTTTATTTGAAGTTGGAGGCCAAGCGCTCTGCTTCCCCGGGCATTCCAGGTTTTTAATTTTAGGCAGCATTTGTAGTATAATGTCTGCAGAGATTTACTAAAGTGATGGTTCAAAAAGGAGAATGAGACAATGTGGATTGACCTTAGAAGCGATACGGTGACGCAGCCAACAAAGGAGATGCGTCAAGCAATGGCCCTGGCAGAGGTAGGGGATGATGTCTATGGTGATGACCCAACAGTAAATAAGTTGGAACTATTAGCAAGCGAGCTATTAGGAAAAGAAGCTGCGCTTTTTGTTCCATCAGGGACTTTCGGTAATCAATTGGCAATCATGTCTCATACTCAAAGAGGTGATGAGATACTGGTGGGGGAAGAATGTCATATTCTTATGCACGAAGTAGGGGCTGCGGCAGTATTGGCAGGAGTACAAACTCGTTCTTTTCCCACAGATAAGGGGCGCGCAGATCTGAAGAAGCTGGAAAAAATGATACGTAGCCAGGATATACATTTCCCCAATACAGGGCTAATCTGCCTGGAAAACGCTCATTCATCAGGAACGGCTGTCCCGTTAGATAATATGAAGGCAGTCTACCATTTGGCTAAGTCTAAGGATATTCCTGTTCATATTGATGGAGCACGTATTTTCAATGCGGCGGCTGCCCTTGGAGTAGAAGTGAAGGAGATTGCAGCTTGTGCAGATTCTATAAATGTCTGTCTATCCAAAGGTCTATGTGCACCGGTTGGATCGATTTTGGTTGGCGGCAATGACTTTATCGTTAAAGCCCGGAAAAATAGAAAACTGATGGGGGGTGGGCTTCGCCAAGCTGGCATTTTGGCAGCGGCAGGAGTCATTGCCCTAACTGAAATGACCTCAAGACTAGGCGAAGATCACAAAAATGCCCGTTATCTGGCAAATCGGCTGGAAGAAATTGAGTCCTGTCATGTTCTCCGCGATCGTTTGGATATAAATATGGTCTTCTTCACCTTGCCGGAGGTAATAATAAGTGAGTCAGCGCTTATTGCAGGTTTGAATAATAAAAAAATCAAGATAAACGGTCAGGAGGATGGTGAGTACCGCTTTGTCACTAATTATGGCGTGTCTATAGAGGACATAGACAAAGTTGTTCAAACTATAAAAGATATTATTGTTAATAAGGAGACGCGGTCATGATAGATAAAGTGGATATAAGTGAAAAAATGAGCTTGTTTAACGAGTATTGGAGCCCTAAAATTGTTGGAGAACTCAATAATTCTTATGTTAAGGTTGCGAAGCTAAAAGGAGAATTTATCTGGCATAGTCACGAGAATGAAGATGAACTGTTTTGGATTGTTAAAGGTACACTATTAATCAAATTTCGTGATAAAGATGTGCTCCTTAAAGCAGGTGAGTTCCTGATAATTCCAAAAGGCGTGGAACATTTGCCTGTGGCTGAAGAGGAAGTAGAGGTTGTTTTGATTGAACCTAAGTCAACACTGAATACGGGGGATATTATTTCCGACAGAACTGTTGAGAATCCGATTAAAATATGAGATTAAAGAAGACCTAGTAATAATCATAGTAGTCATAAGGGCGTTCCTGTCTATAAAAACAGGGACGCCTAGTTTTATTTATTGCCGGATCAATGGACATAATTATTTTAGTTTGTCATTTGCGTGTTGAAGAGGACTGAGCAAAAAAAATATTGAGACTAGGAGAACCTTCGATTATAATAAGTAAGTGTTAATTACTAAAGATAACATATTAGTGATGAATTGAGCTTCTAACTAATTCTCGTAAGGGACACAGATAAACGAAGGGCAGGTTGAAACCATGCGAAAAGTAACCACTCCTGTAATAACAATAATAGTCATAGCCATTTGTTTATTTTTGGCCGGCTGTTCTCAGGCTCAGAATAAAAGTGATCCTGCCGCTGCCGCCACTTCAACAGATCTCTTAAAGGCCAATTGGGATGAGGTGGCAAGCCAGGCTAAAGGGCAAACAGTTAACATGTATATGTGGGGTGGAAGTGAATCAATCAACCGTTACATGGATGAATGGGTTGCCCCCCGGTTAAAAGAGGATTACGAAGTTACCTTGCATCGTGCACCGGTCAATGATATTAACGACACTGTCAATAAGCTGCTTGCCGAAAAGCAGGTCAACAAAAAAGAGGGCAGTGTGGATCTGATCTGGATCAACGGTGAGAATTTTAAAAATGCTAAGGAACAGGATCTGCTCTGGGGTTCTTTCGATAAGCAGCTGCCTAATTTTAATCAATATATTGATGCTAATGCCCCGGATATAAAAGATGATTTCGGCTTACCTACGGAGGGCTTAGAAGCACCCTGGGGTAAAGCTCAATTTGTCTTTATTTATGATTCCAATAAAATAAAGACTCCTCCAACTTCCCTGGCTCAGCTCGCTGATTGGGTTAAGCAAAACCCAGGCAAGTTTACTTATCCTGCTCCTCCCGATTTTACGGGGAGCGCCTTTATACGTCAGGCCTTATATGAAACGACAGGTGGTTATCAGCAATACATGAAACCCCTGGACGCGGATAGCCTTACCCCTAAACTCTCCCCTCTCTGGAATTACCTGAACTCCATGGAGACTTCTTTATGGAGAGAAGGAAAGACTTATCCGGAAAGCTTAGCCAAACTGGATCAGCTTTATGCCAATGGCGAGGTCTGGATGACCATGGGATATGATCCGGCTAGGGCATCTAATGAGATTAAGAAGGGAACCTTCCCGGCGTCCACCCGTACCTTTGTGCTTGAAGCAGGTACACTGGCCAATACCCATTATCTATCCATCCCTTTTAACTCCACCCACCAAGCGGGGGCAATGGTGGCCATCAATTTTATGCTTTCTCCTGAAGCCCAAATTGCCAAATTCGACCCGCTTAATTGGGGG comes from Desulfosporosinus meridiei DSM 13257 and encodes:
- a CDS encoding DUF4179 domain-containing protein gives rise to the protein MNQIEEILKAKKLQVSEMEVPEELEGRLRNALNKQKQFRFGNRFRVYTAAMAMVFILLLSLNYDVVAFYSKQLLGYDQVMNASLKQLSALGKGQPIGKSFTFDNGISLTVDYVMLDENQLLLFYTIKDPSGHVDKNDITAFMSLKAFWGEYNHQSSQGIINEENTEIKYLASFEPPKLFEKNLTLKFSRIFKGGEDSAEISFTLNRNTAMGHTLKKTLNETIEVDKTKLKITSILASPTKTVIEGSIQNIFELAKDQLNGERLRATDLTLKLIANGKEVARQGGGMSTDMKGMTFHCDYDPLPTDLEELQLELVSFGADHDINQQFKLINDGEKQSLNIQGQKVEINKIEKVQGETQITFSSKEGLILSRVYLWIDGQKVSLEQTIMDDYDKLQDGTIIHTRTMRFSGTGDVLKLDVQRMTYTTSYDKVLEIPIN
- a CDS encoding MerR family transcriptional regulator, whose product is MFKISELCKKYNLSRSTLLYYDSIGLLKCRIRSDADYRLYTDEDSSRLERICNFRRAGISLEEIKQLLDFEESSYNTILSQRFNQINQEIQDLRNQQSCIASMLKNNELLRTSELISKGTWNNLMHSSGFDDKSSRKWHVQFEQISPSEHSIFLETLGLSKKEIAEIKQWSKMG
- the rd gene encoding rubredoxin; this translates as MKKYQCSVCGYVYDPVVGDPDSGIAPGTSFEDIPEDWVCPTCSVGKEDFEPVD
- a CDS encoding FAD-binding and (Fe-S)-binding domain-containing protein, with protein sequence MMSQELQKDLEKLPKSYQDFWEEAACFIPANRRFCDPLHTLAYGIDASFYRLIPKIVLKVRSPEEITKIIKISRQFKVPLTFRTAGTSLSGQAVTDSVLVVLQGAWKGHAILERGEKIVLEPGIIGAEANRFLKNYARKIGPDPASIDHAMIGGIAANNASGMCCGTADNSYQTVADLKIILGDGTLLDTGDSSSCSDFAASHGELIQEILKIRAEIISDPQLTESIRRKYKIKNTTGYSLNAFVDFEDPLEIIKHLMIGSEGTLGFISEITYHTVIEHSHKASALIIYPDMEQACLAVQKLDRETVAAAELMDRISLQTMEEKPGMPPYLKTLSATATALLVEVRGVDAETLQGKIAQVEELLREIPTVLPLSFTAVKSEYENLWNIRKGIFPAVGAIRALGTGVIIEDVAFPKENLAEATLALREIMDKYSYGDGIIYGHALDGNLHFVFTQDFGRAEDLPRYEGLMQDVSELVVARFGGSLKAEHGTGRNMAPFVEFEWGKKAYVLMKRLKAIFDPESLLNPGVIINDNPQAYLENLKNMPQAHQIVDTCTNCGFCQNICTSKNLTLTPRQRIVIQREIQELKRTGDDPERLSRLEKDFLYPGNVTCAVDGLCATTCPLGINTGDYVKFLRSQSVTPVKRWVADSLANHMGGVTGVMRLGLGAVNGVHGLLGTKVMKNLALGARKISGDTIPLWNPWMPKGGKVPAPSRAANSSAPLKVVYFPSCISRSMGAAKNDLDQRSLSEATLSVLKKAGYEVIIPPKIDCLCCGMPWESKGFFETADKKSAELEKVLFTVSEGGKYPVLCDTSPCLYRMKRVMHSVKLYEPVEFIHDFLLQHLSFQQLPETVAIHVTCSSVKMNLKDKFYNVAQACAENVIMPSDVHCCGFAGDRGFTVPELNTSALASLKDALPESCHSGYSNSRTCEIGLSLHSGLSYQSIVYLVDKCTTAKI
- the ltaE gene encoding low-specificity L-threonine aldolase — its product is MWIDLRSDTVTQPTKEMRQAMALAEVGDDVYGDDPTVNKLELLASELLGKEAALFVPSGTFGNQLAIMSHTQRGDEILVGEECHILMHEVGAAAVLAGVQTRSFPTDKGRADLKKLEKMIRSQDIHFPNTGLICLENAHSSGTAVPLDNMKAVYHLAKSKDIPVHIDGARIFNAAAALGVEVKEIAACADSINVCLSKGLCAPVGSILVGGNDFIVKARKNRKLMGGGLRQAGILAAAGVIALTEMTSRLGEDHKNARYLANRLEEIESCHVLRDRLDINMVFFTLPEVIISESALIAGLNNKKIKINGQEDGEYRFVTNYGVSIEDIDKVVQTIKDIIVNKETRS
- a CDS encoding cupin domain-containing protein, with the protein product MIDKVDISEKMSLFNEYWSPKIVGELNNSYVKVAKLKGEFIWHSHENEDELFWIVKGTLLIKFRDKDVLLKAGEFLIIPKGVEHLPVAEEEVEVVLIEPKSTLNTGDIISDRTVENPIKI
- a CDS encoding ABC transporter substrate-binding protein is translated as MRKVTTPVITIIVIAICLFLAGCSQAQNKSDPAAAATSTDLLKANWDEVASQAKGQTVNMYMWGGSESINRYMDEWVAPRLKEDYEVTLHRAPVNDINDTVNKLLAEKQVNKKEGSVDLIWINGENFKNAKEQDLLWGSFDKQLPNFNQYIDANAPDIKDDFGLPTEGLEAPWGKAQFVFIYDSNKIKTPPTSLAQLADWVKQNPGKFTYPAPPDFTGSAFIRQALYETTGGYQQYMKPLDADSLTPKLSPLWNYLNSMETSLWREGKTYPESLAKLDQLYANGEVWMTMGYDPARASNEIKKGTFPASTRTFVLEAGTLANTHYLSIPFNSTHQAGAMVAINFMLSPEAQIAKFDPLNWGEDMSLDLEKLSPEDQRLVSEIDRGIATLPAGELASHRLPELPSAYVDVLDNGWLEYVAK